A segment of the Eriocheir sinensis breed Jianghai 21 unplaced genomic scaffold, ASM2467909v1 Scaffold847, whole genome shotgun sequence genome:
CGAGTcgtgggtcactacatcataCACATATACCAAATCATCACGTATATTATAACAAACTCACCGACATACATAATAACACCAACTCACCAACCGTGTATACATTAGTGTATATCAACCTTTGTAAATATTATTTACCATCTATAAAAACATTGATATGCCCAGAAATAAAATATTAGTCGTTTCTCTTAACCTACAAGGCTGCCCTAGCGGACTTACAAGGTCCAAGACCTGGAGCGATGTTCGGATAGCACCTCACCTCACAGACCTTGAGTCCAGGAAAGATTACATTAACTGGCCTTCCCTCAACCCCAGACAGAGAGTAAACCTCGTAATAAGGGTGACGAATACAGTCCACAGGAAGTGTAAACATGACGCTGCATAATGGCCTCCTTGTCGCACAGGAAAGATGGATACAAATGCTCCTGAACCAGCCACAGAGGAAGGGTTCAAGGATGACCCCCGCGAAGCTGAGAAGGACCATGACGATCCGCTGGCAGGGGCGACGACCTTCGAGGACCTGATGAAGGTGGTGGGCCCGTACGGCCGCTGGACGATCATGGTGGTGTTCGTCTGTGCCGTCGGTACGtacgtacgcacgcacgcacgcacgatgCCACCCTGTGCTGTGTTGTGTATTTGTCACACGAGTTTCAGCCATGATTAGGGAAGCAGCACCTTTCTTTCTTGTGTTGAGGTGGTTATCACACGAGTGTTTGCCGTCAGCACAGCATTTACAACTCAGTAATAATTATACACAAAGTCACACAAGGATTTAGGGGCACTCAGAAGAGCCCGCTCGTCCTATACACATGGTAGTTCTTCAAAATAGTTATTCTTCATCTGCTATCCCTATTCATGCATCTATCTATCCTACATTAGAAACTTATTATTGTGTTTGCATTACCGACATTAAATGCAAGACTTGTTCCATTAACGCCCTACTCTATTCGGCAGTTATTGTTTATCACCTTCCTGGACCCGACTTCTCTCTGTCTGAATTCATTGCTTCGGGCCCTAACATTCTTTATCAACCTCACCCTTTTTAATCATGTGTGTTTGAAGCACGAATATCAGACTAGACCAGCATTAAccgagttcacacacacacacacacacacacaggaaacgtGCCCGCGCCGTCGAGCAGCATGACGTACCAGCTGGTGGGCGCCACTCCCGACCACTGGTGTAGAGTGGCGCCGCTGCTCCGTGCCAACTGGACCCAATACCAGATAACATCCTTCGCCATCCCCATCAGGTAAAGAGCTTACTTATTTGTTCTgacctttttgttttgtttttacgggACCCGAGTCAAGCTCGTATGTCTCGTACACAGGGCATCTCCAGTGAACATAATTGCACCACTTCGTTATTATCCATAAAATCTGTTATGCATTTCGGTGCACCTGTTCCACATTGTGTTTCCACTCACGCCACAATgaaccgtattggctatacaggcagcgccacacgtggacAGTCGGtaaactgtcaaagcagtactttctaTAGAATGCAAGTTGTGTATTAGAGTGCATATGAGGCTGCCTTCAGGATACAAGGCATTGGTAccaccaccgctccaagccaacgaccacacactcctacccgatttcctgactactatttaacatggagaaaaactgaaatcgggtagggtGAAGTATGTGCAATCATTCGTCTTGGAGCGATGGCGCTAACATGGCCGTGTGGTCAGAGATAActtcagacgcactctagtctataacgaactctatggaaagggcagcttgagttgagtggccacttgtggcgctgcctgtacaaccaatacggtccattgcaaCTGAGTCATAAGAGCAGAAAGTTTCAGTTCTTTGAAAATGAGTTCTTCAGCATCACAAGGCTACAATCACCAATTACAGTCATCAAACAAATGTTATTATTAAAGTTTGGCTTATCTATATGACTAAAGAGTTACTGCGTTGTAATGCCATTTTAGATCCTGTCATGTAGCTATAAAGTCTCAAATCACACTTCACAAGACAAAGAACACGTCTCTATGGAACCTTTTGCTGGCATAGTCTCCACTGTCGCTGAGGTGGCGCTTGTAGCCCTGTGATTCTCAGAGGCTGTTTTGCTTCATATATCCCGCCTCTTGCTTCTATTATTTCTATGTTACTGTTCGCGTCTGGGGCCGAGGCAACAGCAGTCTAACTCGCCACTGTCTGACAGGAGTGACACAGGACGGCTGGACGGCTGCGTCATGAGGGACTACAATTACGAGGCCGCGGCGGCGCTGAGCTACGAGGGCGCCATGGCCAACGCATCGCTGCTTCTTGCCTCCAACGACACACTCGCCTGTCCATCCCGGAGCTTCAACTACTCACAACACCCGGACACCTTCGTCACCGAGGTGGGCTTGGGATGCGCTTAGTTGTTGCTGACTCACTCACTCTGGGGATGATTTGTTTACTGTCTTCTTGTATCTTATCTGGCTTCTTTTGAATACAACATCTTGTTGCAGGCACTCTGAaacttattttgatttttttttctctgtctatctgtctatttctcgCAGTGGGACCTGGTGTGTGATCGAAGGCACTTGTACGCCAGCAGTCAAGCCGCCGTCTATGCTGGCGGTTTCTTCGGCGGTCTGCTCTCCAGCCACATCTTAGATATGTAATGCACCTGTTTTCTATGCTTCACATTGCCTTGATGGATATTTAGTCATGGCCAGGCGACGTCTACCCTTAACCCCGACCATTCGTGGAGTTGTTTAAATTtacttttgttgtttgttttagaACAAAACACTACACCATGATGAACTCTTATACACATTAAGCAAAAGGTATAATTAATCTAAAAAGACGTTGAACAGAGAAAGTCGAGGGGCTTAAAGGATTTGTTGGCTGGTGTggactacagaaaaaaaaaaaaaaaaaaaagtgaaacatatgcacagaaaaggaagtagaacTTTGAAGTATATCTGTATATCGATCAATGAGGGCATACGTCAGggagcgcgtcgcctcgcccaccctgcgAAATCAACCGCGGGATCCTTCCGGataagtctccatgcaggccccttcctCATCCTGAGTACCTCTTGGCAGAATCTATCAATTTGCTCATACCACGAACTCTGTGGCTCAACCACTCAGGATtttctcttacagaaacaacccgatgagcaagGTCAGGTTCTGCCACATGCCCGGATAGCCGGAGTTGGCGGGTGAACTACGCAGTTAATATATattgaatcagtctcacggagtagtcgccggtttgacacaaaggcATTCCAACGATGTCCCTCGATTCTGCGGAGACACTTATACCAAAGGCCTCAACCCACCTCTCCACGTCATTacttagtgtccatgtctcacagccatacagtacgacagggagcacaagggacatGAAGATGTCtttctacacaggtatcgacaactgCATATGCTTGTGTGGGCGAGTCCAAAACACTGTGGGTCAGGCCTATCCACCTTATGACTAACTGGTGAGACCCAGATTTGTTCTGATCTACGctgccaaggtatgtgaaattttccgaaaTTTCAATGTCCTCATAACACACATACCTtgatcttggcccaggagacttgAATCCCCATGGGCTTCGCCTCCTCTTGAAGTGCCTCGATAGCCATAACAAGAACCTCCAGCGACaacgccaggattactgcatcatcggcaataaaaaggtcagtgaccctggtctTGTTaatagatgctccacaatgactctggtacacaactctgcctagtacccagtccatacaagtgctgAAAAGCAAGCGATAGAGCAAGGACACAGGTCTCCCTCACTCCCGTAtttacgggaaagaagctggacacgccccctcccccccacacacacgtcacaGCACTTTCAGTTCTAGAATACAGGCCAATAAGTAAACCGATAGTCCTCGCAGGAAACCCTCGGAGTTGCAGGAGAACCCGGAGTGCCTcgtgatgcactgaatcaaacacattcttgagatcgacatagccTGCaacaggctgcaagcatcccctgtcgagaCTCACGTCGGTGCTCCACTAGTGCGTAAATTACTACGATACGGTCTGTCGTCGACTTCCAAGGCGTGAACTTAGACAGCTCAGGTCTAGAAACACAATATTCATAATTTTAGTTACGATACCGCCTACTAGTTAAGAAACGTACTGAATcttggatcggctatggtgatgttatgTGCGCCTATTGGGAGCTGCCCACTCGGAGGGTCCGCTGTGTATaacttagggtaggcggtggccgaactggtagtgtactgggcccacattcaccgcgtgatggacgacgcgggttcgaatccccacgctaccactcggatttttcagtcaccgccgagtggcttaaaactacccacatgctgtcctgaagaccacccatcaacccggactctagaggaagccgtccaagcgaatcaagaacgagttccgtgggacagcatgagccaatgcaagatggcgccactataaacactcgcctgcgccagaaagggctgggccgaccatcaggccccacctggaagaagccttgggccgaccatcaggccccaccaggaagatgcctaccggcgcaacaggcaacgacgtaaaaaaaaaaaaaaaataaataaaaaaataaataaataaaggtactcagcccaacgagctcTCTGCACATCCagagctgttcggatagcgctcacctgataAGGCTCAggtggagcttcttcagggctcgatAAGCAGCTCAAAGGTCATTCACATTTCAATGGCCCTAGatttcctcagcgagacccctgacatacctcttcttgtctctcctcaggagagctctagtcctacacTGCAGAACCCGTTATTCGTTCCAATTCCTgatatctatcttcctttttatctatctacctatctatctatctataaatctatcaatatatatatatatatatatatatatatatatatatatatatatatatatatatatatatatatatatatatatatatatatatatcaactgtctctatatatctttctatctatttatctatctatctctgtccaatgaatacatatatatatatatatatatatatatatatatatatatatatatatatatatatatatatatatatatatatatatatatatatatatatatatatatatatatatatatatatatatatatatatatatatatatatatatatatatatatatatatatatatatatatatatatatatatatatatatatatatatatatatatatatatatatatatatatatatatatatatatatatatatatatcttcaggCTCGGCCCCAgcacgtcatggcgcaggcaaatgttttacAGTGGCGCCAACATTTCTTCGCTCATGCGACCcctggagctcgttcttgattcacttggacggtttcctctagactCCGGGTAGATGAGTGGTCTGCAGGACaatatgtgggtagtcttaagccactcggcggtgactgaaaaatcccaggtggtagcgggggattcgaacccgcgtcgtctatcacgcggtgaatgcagggccctcacgatgaccactcagccaccacctatatatatatatatatatatatatatatatatatatatatatatatatatatatatatatatatatatatatatatatatatctctctctctctctctctctctctctctctctctctctctctctctctctctctctctctctctctctatatatatatatatatatatatatctatatctatctatatctatctctctctctctctctctctctctctctctctctctctctctctctctctctctctctctctctctctatatatatatatatatatatatatatatatatatatatatatatatatatatatatatatatattgtatacctCATCcagcacttatatatatatatatatatatatatatatatatatatatatatatatatatatatatatatatatatatatatatatatatatatatatataagtgctgGATGAGACAAAATTTCCGTGTATGAGGTTGGAAAACTGGATGAACTTAATAATATTTAAGTGACTGTGGTTGGAATACAAGATGAGCTTTTTAATATTTATGTGTGTATGGTTGCAGTACTGGATGAGCTTTACAATATTTACGTTTGGTAAAAGTTGTGGAAGAAGGTTACAACTGTGGCATAGGATTATCATGTTTAGTAGTGTGATATCTTCCCGGACATACAGCACGGGCAGGCGGTCTGCCTTGGTCGTCGCCTGCTTCATCAACATCGTTCTGAGCTTTGTGCTGGCCTTGGCACCAAACATCACAGTCTACATTATATTAAAGGCGATTATTGAGATGATCCAAATCACGTACTACATTGCTGGCATTGTATTAGGTGAGTCAACCGAGAAAATACTAATAATTTACTTACTGTCCAACTTCCTATTAAAAGTGTCATATaaatatcttcattctttcatctctttttcgtctgtatttcctgcaTCCTATGAATTAAGCTCcttcagaaggaaaggaaaacaaaagaacaattCTTTTGGAAGCTTCTTCTGTCTCTCGTTTGATGAATAGTGCTTTGTGAGACTATAATTAATTCATTTTGCGTTGCCTTTGGCCTAACTCCTCAGCAGTAAAGAAAAGGTAAATTATCGTGATTGTAAAAGGAGGGACTTAATGTTATCTTACTGATCTTTACTACATATTTTCCTCAGTCCTCCCATAGTCTCCCCCTTAGACTTGCAATATCTTATTAAGTGACCACCGATTGAGAATCAGTGCGTACGAAATTTTGAGGAAGCTTTAAACTGGATCTTCTGCACTGTTGACAGCTATGGAGATCTGTGCCCCTAGCCAGCGCAACTACATGGGCGCCCTCTATTTACTGCCGTGGTCTTTCGGCTGCATGCTGATGCCGTTGGTGGCTTACTTGGTGCGGCCGTGGCGCTGGCTGACGGCCGTGTACGCCGCGCTTTTCTTCATCACTCTCATCTACATTTGGTATGGATATGATATGGATGTTGTTATCGCGTTTCGTGTAATCCGTTGTTCCAGTGAGTGTCAAAATTAATGCTCACCCTTGGCAAACTCTTTATCAATTTATCTCTGACACTGTGAGGCACCGGGACTGCAGTGGTTGTACAGATGTTAGTGAACCTGCAGCAGTCCCCTCTAGGCCAGGTGTTCACTCCCCTCCACCTGTTTTGGTCAGGAGAGGGATAACCACGCTGTTAGAATTATCACTTTAATTGGCACTCCGGCACAGGTTGGAGAAGACTTCACCAACAGTAGCCCGAGATAACTGGTGGGATCATCGGTGAGGTAAATGCAGGGTGGACAGCACGGGTTAATTGCGGTTAAGATTTACTTTATGCACCTTTCCATACCTCGTCTCCTATTCAACCAACTGTTCTTCTCTTGTCAAATATGACTTCTCCTACCTTCAAACCTTCCGGAAACATTTTAATTTGATCAAAATCAAGTAAAAAATTACGTCAGagccttctcccccttcctccgtaAAAGACACACAGAGAAACGGGTGGCCCCTCAATGAAACATAAAAAAGGACCGATGAAATCAATGCCATTTGTCTCATGATCCGTTCCGGACAATCAGATCAGAGTCGCCAGAGACTCCTGGAAGACCGGGCGCGCCAGTTTGAGTAATGGCTTGTGAGCAGTGCGAAAGAAATATTAAATCTCGCGGAAAAATATTTTTAAACGATTACAAGGCATTAAAGGTATTCCGAGAACGCTGTGTGCATCCAATACCCATTATCTGCTTCATTTGTGGTTGATGCTGCAATTTTAACACATCAAGAGGTATTTTTTATTGCTCAACAGTTCATAAGAGCGCACGGGAACAAAAGAAATCTGTGTTAATTCAACTTGAGTGAGAGAAAAGGGACTTTCCTCTATTAAACACACTGCAAACATAGTGGGTTTCTACTATTCACTGCCTTGTTCTTGTGGAAAGCAAGAACACAGCGTAATGCCCAGGACTGGTTGGGCCTGAGCAGTAAATTTTGTGTGCAGTGGCGTAGTTAAGCCTGGGCTTTCGGGGCTATAGCCCCGAATGTTTTATGAATAGCCCCGAAtctcagagtttttttttttttttatgaatagcCCCAGCCAGGCCAATACAAAATGTTGATTCTTGTTAAGCTGTTAGTACTAGAAATTAGATTTCGTAGATCTCATACGGAGATCATAAGGTTTGTTCCCGTCCGGTTCACGTTCCTATCATGTATTCACGGCTACTCGCCAGTCGGCCATCAGTCAGGCAGTGATGCCAAGCGCCAGCCAAGGTGCGTATCCCGGCCCGCGCACACGTGTGAGTAAGTGCTGGTTGATTGGTGCTAGCGAGCAAGACCTGAGtctgaggctttttttttttttttttttttacgtgttcgcttatagcgccggtagggtttcttcaggggcctggtggccggcccaagcccgtcatggcgcaggcaatttttatagtggcgccatttattcttggctcatgctgccccccggaactcattcttgattcacttgaacggtttcttctagagtccgttttgatgggtggtcttcaggacagcatgtgggtagtctcaagccactcgccggtgactgaaaaatcccctgattcgaacccgcgtcgtccagcacgcggtgaatgcagggcccgcacgctaactactcagccaccgcctacctaaaATGAATATAAACAGCTTTTTTCAAGAAGAAATGGGTGAATGGTTCTCAAATTTTTTTGTCACACAAAGCATACTAACTTCTTTAAAAAAATATGGTTGTTATGCATACTGTAATGATGGGAAATGTGCACACTACACTGAATTGCTCCAGCATTCAGCAGTTCGAAGTGGATCGAGGGACCATAATTTTTCTGATTTCCAAAGGATCCAGTTATTATTTAACGAATTTCAAGAGGTAATTTGTTGATATTTTGCTGTAGACAAAACACTGTGCTCATTATATTTTTACGTGTCAATTACGCGAGATCGAACTTCGTTGATATAAAAATAAGTTAGAAGCGTTACAGTAAAAGAAGCTTTTAATGCGTCTTTAACCCTGTATTAAATAAACTTGCACTCTGCAGGAACTGATGACATGGCAAGAATAAAAACCAGCATCTAAATTTATAAAatgtagtagtaaagtagtaggcCGCTAAGATGAAACCTAACTGGCCACATTATTTACGTTCGTGATACGGTTGCCTTGGCTGTGACAACGGGATAAACAATACCTCTATTGTAAGGCTAAAGGCTGAAagttttttattcttcttgtttaaGGCGAGTAGAGCAAAAAATAAATCGATCGTTCCGTTGCCGCTGGAGTGTGAACAGCTATTTTTTCTTCGGACTTGACTTGTGGTTaccattaatattaatattatttataaaaataaattgtTTAACCTTCCTATTAAAAAAATGGTATTATATTGAACGTGTTGGCGGTCTAATTTCCAGACACGTATTTTTTTCCGCGCTAAAAACAAGAGAGTTAAGTGTAAGAGTGCTGAGTTGTAGTTTTCAATCTCCTTGGTAACATagtaaatttaataaaaaaaactagatgAATTTGTAGTGCTCCGTGTTGGGCTTCCCACGGTCAATCATCGTtgtccaaactcgtgacgtcacctgtgggtggagcttaagcAAAGCTCAGCAGAAcagataccattttccacccgcAGATAGGAGCTCTAAcactagttaaaaaaatattcacacgggagaaataacgaagggagaaagacatgtctcatggaacaggtggagaataaagaaaatatacacaTTTTATCCTCCAGCGGTCTCCTAAGCTCCATCCAGAGATGACGTCACAATTTGAAACAGCGAtgattggctgtgggaagccaGGCACCGTGTGAATTATATTTTGAACTGTTTAGGATAAACCTACTACAATATTATTATGTGTGCTTCCATAATATACGCATGTATATTTCGCTAGCCTTGTTTTGGAAAATTAAaacagtttattctaacgaggtctcctaagctccgcccacaggagCGAAACAAACTTcgccacgggtaccaaccaattaacgCATCAATAtaaaattttctgctatatatagtgtatgtcactgtatcaagcactgtttacataaatattagccacacaatattttccattatagaaatgtgccagcaatgcattaatgtttcggttttcaacgtttgtttgatttacaGTTGTACCGAAAGTACACGGAAAGATAGCTTCCGAAGGGGAAGAGAAGCGAGCGTTTGCTAATACCTCCTAAAGGAAACACACTCTTTatgcgacgcttcga
Coding sequences within it:
- the LOC126994672 gene encoding organic cation transporter protein-like, with product MDTNAPEPATEEGFKDDPREAEKDHDDPLAGATTFEDLMKVVGPYGRWTIMVVFVCAVGNVPAPSSSMTYQLVGATPDHWCRVAPLLRANWTQYQITSFAIPIRSDTGRLDGCVMRDYNYEAAAALSYEGAMANASLLLASNDTLACPSRSFNYSQHPDTFVTEWDLVCDRRHLYASSQAAVYAGGFFGGLLSSHILDITGRRSALVVACFINIVLSFVLALAPNITVYIILKAIIEMIQITYYIAGIVLAMEICAPSQRNYMGALYLLPWSFGCMLMPLVAYLVRPWRWLTAVYAALFFITLIYIWLPESPRWLIHHGRHSEALRVLRWAARVNRRTLPSDERLLATMQTIMRRERRRAPDGSPTTTTTTSFLRRGSRYLFAVLLTPGLRLKALVMFYIWAVAGASYFGLSHNARILSANVYLHTFLAGLVEVPAVFLLWPAITYLGRRKTLAFLLIVCSVSMTFMTLSMVTRLAVSNFVKLLLSLIGKMTMTASYHLAWVYTLELFSTSNRARVVGEASILCRLSTVSVPYINDLLGEVLPWAPGVLCSLAALVGAGLVVLLPETTNSKITQRDDCRHDHQDDYPLQEPLNSKAVA